From Bradyrhizobium symbiodeficiens, the proteins below share one genomic window:
- a CDS encoding helix-turn-helix domain-containing protein, with the protein MLNQVMDFAGEVLPGSCAVPPYSETAFLTELGDRLKSSRMRCDLSRRELARRSGISERYIAQIEAGKGNVSIVLLLRLASAIHGSQPQA; encoded by the coding sequence ATGCTGAATCAAGTCATGGATTTTGCGGGCGAAGTGCTGCCGGGGAGCTGTGCCGTGCCGCCTTATTCCGAGACCGCGTTTCTGACCGAGCTGGGCGATCGCTTGAAATCCTCGCGCATGCGCTGCGACCTGTCGCGCCGCGAACTGGCCCGCCGTTCCGGGATTTCCGAGCGCTATATCGCCCAGATCGAGGCCGGCAAGGGCAACGTCTCGATCGTGCTCTTGCTGCGGCTGGCCTCAGCGATCCACGGCAGCCAGCCGCAGGCCTGA
- the hpaD gene encoding 3,4-dihydroxyphenylacetate 2,3-dioxygenase translates to MGQLVLAAKVTHVPSLMLSEQPGSPLRDAREPAVKSLRELGRRAKQRGVTCFVAFDTHWLSNFGYHINANARHRGSFTSHEAPQMIQDLRYDLPGDTPLAEAIAARAGDAGLNVIAHQVASLGLEYGTIVPMHYMNPDGFAKVVSVASPLFTSFEESRILGEAVRRAIDDSDERVAILASGSLSHRLWPNKKLGPEAWTSVASEFNRQVDLRVLELWQSRRYREFLDMLPDYATKCNGEGGMADTIMLFAALGWYDYSGAAEQLCDYFPSSGSGQVNVEFHVEA, encoded by the coding sequence ATGGGGCAGCTCGTACTCGCGGCCAAGGTCACCCACGTTCCATCGTTGATGCTGTCGGAGCAACCCGGGAGCCCGTTGCGCGATGCGCGCGAGCCGGCGGTCAAGTCTTTGCGCGAACTCGGCCGGCGGGCGAAGCAGCGCGGCGTCACCTGCTTCGTGGCGTTCGACACCCACTGGCTCTCCAATTTCGGCTACCACATCAATGCCAATGCGCGGCATCGCGGCTCGTTCACGAGCCACGAGGCGCCGCAGATGATTCAGGATCTGCGCTACGATTTGCCGGGTGATACGCCCCTGGCCGAAGCCATCGCTGCCAGGGCCGGGGACGCCGGCCTGAACGTGATCGCCCATCAGGTGGCCAGCCTCGGGCTCGAATACGGCACCATCGTGCCGATGCACTATATGAATCCAGACGGTTTCGCGAAGGTCGTCTCGGTTGCCTCGCCGCTCTTCACCTCATTCGAGGAGAGCCGGATTCTCGGTGAAGCGGTCCGACGCGCCATCGATGACTCCGATGAACGGGTCGCGATCCTCGCCAGCGGTTCGCTCTCGCATCGGCTCTGGCCGAACAAGAAGCTAGGCCCCGAGGCCTGGACGTCGGTCGCCAGCGAGTTCAACCGCCAAGTCGACCTGCGCGTGCTCGAGCTGTGGCAGAGCCGCCGCTACCGCGAATTCCTCGACATGCTTCCGGACTACGCCACCAAGTGCAACGGCGAAGGCGGCATGGCCGACACGATCATGCTGTTCGCCGCGCTCGGCTGGTATGATTACAGCGGCGCCGCCGAGCAGCTTTGCGACTATTTTCCTTCGTCCGGCAGCGGCCAGGTCAACGTGGAGTTTCACGTCGAGGCGTGA
- a CDS encoding PLP-dependent aminotransferase family protein → MTSSFDFAPLFPAGLPAPSARWTGLAKYSFVGGNNDSEQLPLEGLIEATNLALQREGRSLATYGLAHGPQGYLPLREFLVTKLKRDAGITCTVDDLMIVSGSLQALDLVNATLLTRGDTVIFEQDSYQGSLTRLARLGVNVVGVPLDEDGMRMDVLAATLADLKSRGIRPKYIYTIPTVQNPTGSIMPESRRAELVRLATEYGVPIFEDDCYADLVWSGQRPRAIHAMSPNGGVIHIGSFSKSIAPALRVGFIVAPWEVMSRMLALKTDAGSGALEQMVLAAYCKPHFASHVPALTKALRTKLDTLMEALNEQFGTAAEFEEPKGGIFLWVKLPDQVDTLKLYQAALAAGVSINPGPEWSTDKSHSSSRLRLCFASPSHQQIREGVAVLAEVCRKEFGVPARSANVEKRA, encoded by the coding sequence ATGACGTCCAGCTTCGATTTCGCACCCCTGTTTCCGGCAGGGCTGCCGGCCCCTTCTGCGCGCTGGACGGGCCTTGCCAAGTACAGTTTCGTGGGCGGCAACAATGATTCCGAGCAACTGCCGCTCGAGGGGCTGATCGAGGCGACCAACCTCGCGCTGCAACGCGAGGGCCGCTCACTCGCCACCTACGGACTGGCGCATGGGCCGCAGGGCTATCTGCCGCTACGCGAATTCCTGGTGACAAAACTCAAGCGCGATGCCGGCATCACCTGCACCGTCGACGATCTCATGATCGTGTCCGGCTCGCTCCAGGCGCTCGACCTCGTCAACGCCACGCTGCTGACCCGCGGCGACACCGTGATCTTCGAGCAGGACAGCTATCAGGGTTCGCTGACCCGCCTGGCGCGGCTCGGCGTCAACGTCGTCGGCGTCCCTCTCGACGAGGACGGCATGCGCATGGACGTGCTGGCCGCGACGCTTGCTGACCTGAAGAGCCGCGGCATCCGTCCGAAATACATCTACACCATCCCGACGGTGCAAAATCCGACCGGCAGCATCATGCCCGAGAGCCGCCGCGCCGAGCTGGTACGGCTCGCGACCGAGTATGGCGTGCCGATCTTCGAGGACGACTGCTATGCCGACCTGGTCTGGTCGGGGCAGCGGCCGCGCGCGATCCATGCGATGAGCCCGAATGGCGGTGTGATCCATATCGGCTCGTTCTCCAAATCGATCGCGCCGGCGCTGCGCGTCGGCTTCATCGTGGCGCCATGGGAGGTGATGTCGCGGATGCTGGCGCTGAAGACGGATGCCGGCTCCGGCGCGCTGGAGCAGATGGTGCTCGCCGCCTATTGCAAGCCGCATTTCGCGAGCCATGTGCCGGCCCTGACCAAGGCGCTGCGCACCAAGCTCGACACGCTGATGGAGGCGCTGAATGAGCAGTTCGGCACCGCCGCCGAGTTCGAGGAGCCCAAGGGCGGCATCTTCCTGTGGGTGAAGCTGCCCGATCAGGTCGATACGCTGAAGCTGTATCAGGCCGCGCTCGCCGCCGGCGTCTCGATCAATCCCGGACCGGAATGGTCGACCGACAAGAGCCATTCCAGCTCGCGCCTCAGGCTCTGCTTTGCGAGCCCGTCGCATCAGCAGATCCGCGAGGGCGTCGCCGTGCTGGCCGAGGTCTGCCGCAAGGAGTTCGGCGTGCCGGCCCGCAGCGCCAATGTGGAGAAACGGGCCTGA
- a CDS encoding DUF3124 domain-containing protein, whose amino-acid sequence MRKGLFAAMLLCPLASAAPAAAQSKVNIEQNFADSLTALPKEELAVSGGFYVPAYSSVAMSQGKLRVDFSVTLSVHNASETQALVIRRIAYFDTAGKQVESYLKAPVALRPLATVSIFIPTDDVRGGTGANFLVDWAATGEIAEPVIEALMVGGVANAHYAFISQGRPTRTAGKK is encoded by the coding sequence ATGCGCAAAGGGCTGTTCGCAGCAATGCTGCTATGCCCCCTCGCCTCCGCCGCGCCCGCCGCCGCACAATCCAAGGTCAATATCGAACAGAACTTTGCCGATTCCCTCACCGCGCTGCCGAAGGAGGAACTCGCCGTCTCCGGTGGATTCTACGTGCCTGCCTATTCCAGCGTCGCCATGAGCCAGGGCAAGCTGCGCGTCGACTTCTCGGTGACCTTGAGTGTTCACAACGCCTCCGAGACGCAAGCACTGGTGATCAGACGCATCGCCTATTTCGACACCGCAGGCAAGCAGGTCGAGAGTTATCTGAAGGCGCCGGTGGCCTTGAGGCCGCTGGCGACCGTCTCGATCTTCATTCCGACCGATGACGTGCGCGGCGGGACCGGGGCCAATTTCCTGGTCGACTGGGCCGCGACAGGCGAGATCGCCGAGCCCGTGATCGAGGCCCTGATGGTTGGCGGCGTCGCCAACGCGCATTACGCTTTCATCAGCCAGGGCCGTCCGACCAGGACGGCCGGCAAAAAGTGA
- a CDS encoding cation:proton antiporter: protein MHELIRDITLCILFAWMLGLLAHFSRQPLILAYLIAGFCIGPFGAGWVHSQESISVISELGLIFMLFMIGLEIDLKKIVRAGKVILFAAGGQLLGGCLLGVLFFAGIGLSLGGGRFDAVYLCVACALSSTVIIVKVLYEKRELDTLPGRITLGVLVLQDIFAILFLAVQPSLANLEASVILLSIGRVAVLVAAALLVSRYVLPRLFHQIARRPELILLGALAWCFLVAETAERLSLSREMGALIAGVSLSTFPYALDVTAKVTTLRDFFITLFFVALGMTIPVPGLSVIGLALMIAAFTVVSRLVTTFTPLYLMKQGLRASLLPALNLAQISEFSLVVIQTGIAANHIAPETANAASFAFVVLAVLSTFAMSRSDEITRWAIGPLKRIGLRDLDHGNGHGEEGHEGGHGEARRIVILGFFRAASALLAEIERQTPVLLEQITVIDFNPNVYQTLLSRGLHVIYGDISSADTLLHAGVGKSEMIILSVPDSLLKGASNEKLVRHVRTLNPTAMIVATADLLSDVEELYAAGASYVTVPRLSDARELFTVIEAAQAGLLADKRAELDQRLGERREVLP from the coding sequence ATGCACGAGCTCATTCGCGACATCACTCTCTGTATCCTGTTTGCCTGGATGCTGGGCCTGCTCGCCCATTTCTCCCGGCAACCGCTGATCCTGGCCTATCTTATCGCCGGCTTCTGCATAGGTCCATTCGGCGCCGGCTGGGTCCACTCGCAAGAATCGATCAGCGTCATCTCCGAACTCGGCCTGATCTTCATGCTGTTCATGATCGGGCTGGAGATCGACCTGAAGAAGATCGTGCGGGCGGGAAAGGTGATCCTGTTCGCGGCGGGCGGCCAGCTGCTCGGCGGTTGCCTGCTCGGGGTCCTGTTCTTCGCCGGCATCGGCCTGTCGCTCGGTGGCGGGCGGTTCGATGCGGTCTATCTCTGCGTCGCCTGCGCGCTGTCGAGCACGGTGATCATCGTCAAGGTGCTCTACGAGAAGCGCGAGCTCGACACGCTGCCGGGGCGTATCACGCTCGGCGTGCTGGTGCTCCAGGACATCTTCGCCATCCTGTTCCTGGCGGTGCAGCCGAGCCTTGCCAATCTGGAAGCCAGCGTCATCCTGCTCTCGATCGGCCGCGTCGCGGTGCTGGTCGCGGCGGCGCTGCTGGTCAGCCGCTACGTGCTGCCGCGGCTGTTCCACCAGATCGCCCGCCGGCCCGAGTTGATCCTGCTCGGCGCGCTGGCCTGGTGCTTTCTCGTGGCCGAGACCGCCGAGCGGCTGTCGCTGTCGCGCGAGATGGGCGCCCTGATCGCAGGCGTCTCGCTCTCGACCTTTCCCTACGCGCTCGACGTCACCGCCAAGGTCACCACGCTGCGCGACTTCTTCATCACCCTGTTCTTCGTCGCGCTCGGCATGACCATTCCCGTGCCTGGCCTCTCCGTGATCGGGCTGGCGCTGATGATCGCGGCTTTCACGGTGGTCAGCCGTCTCGTCACCACGTTCACGCCGCTCTATCTGATGAAGCAGGGCCTGCGCGCCAGCCTGTTGCCGGCGCTCAACCTCGCCCAGATCTCCGAATTCTCACTGGTGGTGATCCAGACCGGCATCGCTGCCAACCACATCGCCCCGGAGACGGCCAATGCCGCCTCCTTCGCCTTCGTGGTGCTGGCGGTGCTCTCCACCTTCGCGATGAGCCGCAGCGACGAGATCACCCGCTGGGCGATCGGCCCCCTGAAGCGGATCGGCCTGCGCGATCTCGACCATGGCAACGGCCATGGGGAGGAGGGGCACGAGGGCGGCCATGGCGAGGCCCGCCGTATCGTCATCCTCGGCTTTTTCCGTGCGGCGAGCGCGCTGCTGGCCGAGATCGAACGGCAGACGCCGGTGCTCTTGGAGCAGATCACGGTGATCGACTTCAACCCCAATGTGTACCAGACGTTGTTGTCGCGCGGCCTGCACGTGATCTATGGCGACATCAGCAGTGCGGATACGCTGCTCCATGCCGGGGTCGGCAAGTCCGAGATGATCATCCTCAGCGTGCCGGATTCGCTGCTGAAGGGCGCCAGCAACGAGAAGCTGGTCCGACACGTCCGCACCCTGAACCCCACCGCCATGATCGTTGCCACGGCCGATCTGCTGTCGGACGTGGAGGAGCTCTATGCGGCCGGCGCCAGCTACGTCACCGTGCCCCGGCTTAGCGACGCTCGTGAACTATTTACCGTGATCGAGGCCGCGCAGGCCGGCCTGCTCGCCGACAAGCGCGCCGAGCTCGACCAGCGGCTCGGCGAGCGCCGCGAAGTGCTGCCCTGA
- the ribB gene encoding 3,4-dihydroxy-2-butanone-4-phosphate synthase produces MPDSVQEVLQAFARGELVVVTDDDDREGEGDLIVAASLCTAEKMAFIIRHTSGIVCAPVTSEDARRLRLDPMVAHNDSAHTTAFTVSIDYKPDGGTGISAEERASCCRALSNPNAGANDFARPGHIFPLIAKDGGVLLRSGHTEAAVDLCKLSGLPPVGVISELMNDDGSVMKGEQVARFAAQHKLKHVTIADMIAYRQAREKLIERVSTFVTESPIGPLQGYAYRSPFDSIAHVAFVYNGVGDGKNVLTRFHKPNIVKDIFTGHKRMAAVLEQFKKSGRGVLVYLRDGAAGVPVAALPDESASEADRNRQWREVGVGAQILRDLGVTSIRHLTSSVHDYKGLSGFGIEIVANEQLES; encoded by the coding sequence ATGCCCGATAGCGTCCAGGAAGTCTTGCAGGCCTTTGCCCGGGGTGAGCTCGTCGTCGTCACCGACGACGACGACCGTGAGGGCGAGGGCGACCTCATCGTCGCCGCCTCGCTCTGCACCGCCGAGAAGATGGCGTTCATCATCCGCCACACCTCCGGCATCGTCTGCGCGCCCGTGACCTCCGAGGACGCACGTCGGCTGCGGCTCGATCCGATGGTCGCCCACAACGATTCCGCGCACACCACGGCGTTCACGGTGTCGATTGACTACAAGCCCGACGGCGGCACCGGCATCTCGGCCGAGGAGCGCGCCTCCTGTTGCCGCGCGCTGTCCAATCCCAATGCCGGCGCCAATGATTTCGCACGCCCCGGCCACATCTTCCCACTGATCGCCAAGGACGGCGGCGTGCTGCTGCGCTCGGGCCATACCGAGGCCGCGGTCGATCTCTGCAAGCTCTCCGGCCTGCCGCCGGTCGGCGTCATCAGCGAATTGATGAACGACGACGGCAGCGTGATGAAGGGTGAGCAGGTCGCCCGCTTCGCCGCCCAGCACAAGCTCAAGCACGTCACCATCGCGGACATGATCGCCTACCGCCAGGCGCGCGAGAAGCTGATCGAGCGGGTCTCGACCTTCGTCACCGAAAGCCCGATCGGCCCCTTGCAGGGCTATGCCTATCGTTCGCCGTTCGATTCCATCGCCCACGTCGCGTTCGTCTACAACGGCGTCGGCGACGGCAAGAACGTGCTGACGCGCTTTCACAAGCCGAACATCGTCAAGGACATCTTCACCGGCCACAAGCGCATGGCCGCCGTGCTCGAGCAATTCAAGAAGTCCGGCCGTGGCGTGCTGGTCTATTTGCGCGACGGCGCGGCCGGTGTGCCCGTGGCGGCGCTGCCGGACGAGTCTGCGTCGGAAGCCGACCGCAACCGCCAGTGGCGCGAGGTCGGCGTCGGCGCGCAGATCCTGCGCGACCTCGGCGTCACTTCGATCCGGCATCTCACCTCCTCGGTGCACGACTACAAGGGCCTGTCGGGCTTCGGCATCGAGATCGTCGCCAACGAGCAGCTCGAAAGCTGA
- a CDS encoding acyl-CoA dehydrogenase, giving the protein MSVRPQAKDKPAAASFQWDDPFLLDEQLTEDERMVRDTARAYAQDKLLPRVTKAYLEEKTDREIFNEMGELGLIGITLPEEYGCANASYVAYGLVAREIERVDSGYRSMNSVQSSLVMYPIYAYGDENQRKKYLPKLASGEWVGCFGLTEPDAGSDPAGMKTRAEKVADGYRLTGSKMWISNAPIADVFVVWAKSAAHDNQIRGFVLEKGMKGLSAPKIGGKLSLRASITGEVVMDGVVVPEDALLPNVSGLKGPFGCLNRARYGISWGVLGAAEDCMHRARQYTLDRKQFGRPLAATQLVQKKLADMQTEIALGLQGSLRVGRLMDEGKFAPEMISIMKRNNCGKALDIARVSRDMHGGNGISIEYHVMRHVHNLETVNTYEGTHDVHALILGRAITGIQAFF; this is encoded by the coding sequence ATGAGCGTGCGCCCCCAGGCCAAGGACAAGCCGGCTGCGGCTTCTTTCCAGTGGGATGATCCGTTCCTGCTCGACGAGCAGCTGACCGAAGACGAGCGCATGGTGCGCGACACCGCCCGCGCCTACGCCCAGGACAAGCTGCTGCCGCGCGTCACCAAGGCCTATCTCGAGGAGAAGACTGACCGCGAGATCTTCAACGAGATGGGCGAGCTCGGCCTGATCGGCATCACGCTGCCGGAGGAATATGGCTGCGCCAACGCGAGCTACGTCGCCTATGGCCTCGTCGCGCGCGAGATCGAGCGGGTCGATTCCGGCTATCGCTCGATGAACTCGGTGCAGTCCTCGTTGGTGATGTACCCGATCTACGCCTATGGCGACGAGAACCAGCGCAAGAAATACCTGCCGAAGCTCGCCAGCGGCGAGTGGGTCGGCTGCTTCGGCCTGACCGAGCCGGATGCCGGCTCGGATCCGGCCGGCATGAAGACGCGTGCCGAGAAGGTCGCGGACGGCTATCGCCTCACCGGCAGCAAGATGTGGATCTCGAACGCGCCGATCGCCGACGTGTTCGTGGTCTGGGCCAAGTCGGCAGCGCACGACAACCAGATCCGCGGCTTCGTGCTGGAGAAGGGCATGAAGGGCCTGTCCGCGCCGAAGATCGGCGGCAAGCTGTCGCTTCGGGCCTCCATCACCGGCGAGGTCGTGATGGACGGTGTCGTGGTTCCGGAAGACGCGCTGCTGCCCAACGTCTCCGGCCTCAAGGGTCCGTTCGGCTGCCTCAACCGCGCCCGCTACGGCATCTCCTGGGGCGTGCTCGGCGCGGCCGAGGACTGCATGCATCGCGCGCGCCAGTACACGCTCGACCGCAAGCAGTTCGGCAGGCCGCTCGCCGCGACCCAGCTGGTGCAGAAGAAGCTCGCCGACATGCAGACCGAAATCGCGCTCGGCCTGCAGGGCTCGCTTCGCGTCGGTCGCCTGATGGACGAGGGCAAGTTCGCGCCCGAGATGATCTCGATCATGAAGCGCAACAATTGCGGCAAGGCCCTCGATATCGCCCGCGTCTCGCGCGACATGCACGGCGGCAACGGCATCTCGATCGAGTACCACGTGATGCGCCACGTCCATAACCTCGAGACGGTCAACACCTACGAGGGCACCCACGACGTCCACGCGCTGATCCTCGGCCGCGCCATCACGGGCATTCAGGCGTTTTTCTGA
- a CDS encoding MBL fold metallo-hydrolase yields MSDNDDVPFNRNFPLKAGIVEEVRPGVRRVLCNNPSPFTFTGTVSYIVGRGNVAIIDPGPDDEAHAAALLDAVRGETVSHIFVTHTHRDHSPNTARIKQATGAPVYAEGPHRASRPRFESEKHNPESGSDRDFVPDVRIAHGDVVEGDGWRLEAVATPGHTANHLAFAWPERKFNFVGDHVMGWSTSIVAPPDGSMIDYMDSLDRLAAREEDLYFSGHGPEIPDGQRFVRFLIRHRKAREASILHRLAKGETDIPTMVRAIYIGIDPRLTTAAGYSVLAHLEDLVARGVVTTDGDPVIGGTYRMA; encoded by the coding sequence ATGTCCGACAATGACGACGTCCCGTTCAACCGCAACTTTCCACTGAAGGCGGGAATCGTCGAGGAAGTCCGGCCCGGCGTGCGCCGCGTGCTCTGCAACAATCCGAGCCCGTTCACCTTCACCGGCACGGTCAGCTACATCGTAGGCCGGGGCAATGTCGCGATCATCGATCCCGGTCCGGACGACGAGGCCCATGCGGCTGCGCTGCTCGATGCCGTGCGCGGCGAGACCGTGAGCCACATCTTCGTCACCCACACCCACCGGGACCATTCGCCGAACACCGCGCGGATCAAGCAGGCGACCGGCGCGCCCGTTTATGCCGAGGGCCCGCACCGCGCCTCGCGCCCGCGTTTCGAGAGCGAGAAGCACAATCCGGAATCCGGCTCCGACCGCGACTTCGTGCCCGATGTGAGGATCGCTCATGGCGACGTCGTCGAAGGCGACGGCTGGCGGCTCGAGGCCGTGGCGACGCCGGGGCACACCGCCAATCATCTGGCGTTCGCCTGGCCGGAGCGAAAGTTCAATTTCGTCGGCGATCACGTGATGGGCTGGTCCACCTCGATCGTGGCCCCGCCCGACGGCTCGATGATCGACTACATGGACTCGCTCGACCGGCTCGCCGCACGCGAGGAGGATCTCTATTTCTCCGGCCACGGCCCCGAGATTCCCGACGGCCAGCGCTTCGTGCGCTTCCTGATCCGCCACCGCAAGGCGCGCGAGGCCTCGATCCTGCACCGCCTCGCCAAGGGCGAGACCGACATCCCCACGATGGTCCGCGCGATCTATATCGGTATCGATCCGAGGCTGACGACGGCGGCAGGCTATTCCGTGCTGGCGCACCTCGAAGATTTGGTCGCCCGCGGCGTGGTCACGACGGATGGTGATCCCGTGATTGGCGGGACGTACCGGATGGCGTAG
- a CDS encoding DUF1499 domain-containing protein, which yields MARRFSAPYQSEPVSSLASWARNLAVFAVVAVVVSIIIVRFDFLEPKPALATFFGGLAISGLSILFGLAGFAAIWQNGSRGMARILLAFLIDGAILAYPAYLALQYRKLPPIYDITTDPIDPPRFDALARLRTGEGNNPAVYAGLYSAEQQRHFYPDIEPVELEISVDRAYAIALQLVNKRKWIVIDERAPQPPRRIGRIEAVARTPIMGFREDISMRFVADGDDSRVDIRSASRNFDRDLGSNAARVKKFIDDLNTAADADALKPVKKTPVAPKAPAKTVKK from the coding sequence ATGGCCCGCAGGTTTTCCGCTCCCTATCAGTCGGAGCCCGTGTCCAGCCTCGCGAGCTGGGCGCGCAATCTGGCCGTGTTCGCAGTGGTGGCGGTGGTGGTCTCGATCATCATCGTCCGCTTCGATTTCCTGGAGCCGAAGCCGGCGCTTGCGACCTTCTTCGGCGGGCTCGCGATATCAGGCCTGTCGATCCTGTTCGGGCTCGCGGGCTTTGCCGCGATCTGGCAGAACGGTTCGCGCGGCATGGCGCGCATCCTGCTCGCGTTCCTGATCGACGGGGCGATCCTGGCCTATCCCGCCTACCTGGCCTTGCAATATCGCAAGCTGCCGCCGATCTACGACATCACCACCGACCCGATCGATCCGCCGCGTTTCGACGCGCTGGCGCGTCTGCGCACCGGCGAGGGCAACAACCCCGCGGTCTATGCCGGTCTCTATTCGGCGGAGCAGCAGCGCCACTTCTACCCTGATATCGAGCCCGTCGAGCTCGAGATTTCCGTCGACCGCGCCTATGCGATCGCGCTGCAGCTCGTCAACAAGCGCAAATGGATCGTCATCGACGAGCGCGCGCCGCAGCCGCCGCGCCGCATCGGCCGCATCGAGGCGGTGGCGCGCACGCCGATCATGGGATTTCGCGAGGACATTTCGATGAGGTTCGTGGCGGACGGCGACGATTCCCGTGTCGACATCCGCTCGGCCTCGCGCAATTTCGACAGGGATCTCGGCAGCAATGCCGCCCGCGTCAAGAAATTCATCGATGATCTCAACACCGCCGCCGATGCCGACGCGCTCAAGCCGGTGAAGAAGACCCCGGTGGCGCCGAAGGCGCCGGCGAAGACGGTGAAGAAGTGA
- a CDS encoding fatty-acid--CoA ligase translates to MLGLMQDWPLLCHRIIEHAAKIHGKQEVVTRSVEGPIHRTTYAEIHKRALKVSQVLDREGIKLGDRVATIAWNTWRHLEVWYGIMGIGAICHTVNPRLFPEQIAWIINHAQDRIVMTDITFVPVLEKIADKLTSVERYVVLTDKAHMPQTTLKNVVAYEDWIAEADGQFKWKDFDENTAAAMCYTSGTTGDPKGVLYSHRSNVLHALMANNVDALGTSASETMLPVVPLFHANSWGIAFSAPSQGTKLVMPGAKLDGASVYELLSTEKVTHTAGVPTVWLMLLQHMSANNLKLPDLKMVICGGSAMPRSMIKAFLDMGSNVRHAWGMTEMSPIGSVAALKPPFQNATGEARLDVLQMQGYAPFAVEMKITDDAGKELPWDGKTFGRLKVSGPAVAKAYYRVDSNILDEDGFFDTGDVATIDEAGYMRITDRSKDVIKSGGEWISSIELENLAVGHPAVAEAAVIGVYHPKWDERPLLIVQLKQGQQASREDILKYMDGKIAKWWMPDDIAFVDGIPHTATGKILKTALRDQFKDYRFPNAAA, encoded by the coding sequence ATGCTTGGTTTGATGCAAGATTGGCCCCTGCTCTGCCACCGGATCATCGAACACGCTGCCAAAATCCATGGCAAGCAGGAGGTGGTCACACGCTCGGTCGAGGGACCGATCCATCGCACCACTTACGCCGAGATCCACAAGCGCGCGCTCAAGGTCTCGCAGGTGCTGGATCGCGAGGGCATCAAGCTCGGCGACCGTGTCGCGACGATCGCCTGGAACACCTGGCGCCATCTCGAAGTCTGGTACGGCATCATGGGGATCGGCGCCATCTGCCATACCGTCAATCCCCGCCTTTTCCCCGAGCAGATCGCCTGGATCATCAACCATGCGCAGGACCGCATCGTGATGACCGACATCACCTTCGTTCCGGTCCTGGAGAAGATCGCCGACAAGCTGACGAGCGTGGAACGCTACGTCGTGCTGACCGACAAGGCGCATATGCCGCAGACCACGCTGAAGAATGTCGTCGCCTACGAGGACTGGATTGCGGAGGCCGACGGCCAATTCAAATGGAAGGACTTTGACGAGAACACGGCGGCCGCGATGTGCTACACGTCCGGCACGACGGGCGACCCGAAAGGTGTGCTGTATTCGCATCGCTCCAACGTGCTGCATGCGCTGATGGCCAACAATGTCGATGCGCTCGGCACCAGTGCGTCCGAGACAATGCTGCCGGTGGTTCCCCTGTTCCATGCCAACAGTTGGGGTATCGCCTTCTCCGCCCCCTCGCAGGGCACCAAGCTGGTCATGCCCGGCGCCAAGCTCGACGGTGCCTCGGTCTATGAGCTGCTCTCGACCGAGAAGGTGACGCACACCGCCGGCGTGCCGACGGTGTGGCTGATGCTGCTGCAGCACATGTCCGCCAACAATCTCAAGCTGCCCGACCTGAAGATGGTGATCTGCGGCGGCTCGGCGATGCCGCGCTCGATGATCAAGGCCTTCCTCGACATGGGCTCCAACGTGCGCCACGCCTGGGGCATGACCGAGATGAGCCCGATCGGCAGCGTCGCGGCGCTGAAGCCGCCGTTCCAGAACGCAACCGGCGAAGCCCGGCTCGACGTGCTGCAGATGCAGGGCTACGCGCCCTTCGCCGTCGAGATGAAGATCACTGACGATGCCGGCAAGGAGCTGCCTTGGGACGGCAAGACGTTTGGTCGCCTCAAGGTCTCCGGCCCCGCTGTCGCAAAGGCCTATTATCGCGTCGACAGCAACATTCTCGACGAAGACGGCTTCTTCGACACCGGCGATGTCGCGACCATCGACGAGGCCGGCTACATGCGGATCACCGACCGCTCCAAGGATGTGATCAAGTCCGGCGGCGAGTGGATCTCCTCGATCGAGCTGGAAAATCTCGCGGTCGGCCACCCCGCCGTGGCCGAGGCCGCCGTGATTGGCGTCTACCATCCGAAATGGGACGAGCGGCCGCTCCTGATCGTGCAGCTCAAGCAGGGCCAGCAGGCCAGTCGCGAGGACATCCTGAAATACATGGACGGCAAGATCGCCAAATGGTGGATGCCCGACGACATCGCTTTCGTCGACGGCATTCCGCACACCGCCACCGGAAAGATCCTGAAGACTGCGCTGCGCGACCAATTCAAGGATTACCGCTTCCCGAACGCGGCGGCGTAA